From Candidatus Nomurabacteria bacterium, one genomic window encodes:
- a CDS encoding thioredoxin domain-containing protein: MNEEQQTTKVTAMPVRTNYLIPLSIVIAGALIGAGLYFSGSATSSTVQANKAAVATPQPAVEQGSPEKVNPVTATDHIKGSPDAAVKIVEYSDFECPFCKRFHDTMNQIMEQYGNSDDVAWVYRHFPLDQLHSKARPVAVASECANEQGGNDTFWKFTDRYFALTKSNNQTDIQTVIPQIVNELGLNTTAFQSCFESGKYDDHIQADVQNAIDTGGRGTPWSIVIAPNGKTFPLNGALPLEAVKQLIELAKKEQ, from the coding sequence ATGAATGAAGAACAACAAACAACCAAAGTTACCGCTATGCCAGTAAGGACAAATTACCTCATTCCGCTTTCGATCGTAATCGCCGGGGCACTCATTGGGGCTGGACTTTATTTCAGTGGCAGCGCCACGTCATCAACTGTTCAAGCAAATAAAGCAGCTGTGGCTACTCCGCAACCAGCCGTTGAGCAAGGTTCACCAGAGAAAGTAAATCCAGTTACCGCAACCGATCATATCAAAGGTTCACCTGATGCAGCGGTAAAGATTGTTGAGTATTCGGACTTTGAATGTCCATTCTGCAAACGTTTCCACGACACCATGAATCAGATAATGGAACAGTATGGCAATTCGGATGACGTAGCGTGGGTATACCGCCACTTTCCACTTGACCAACTACATAGCAAAGCGCGACCAGTTGCAGTGGCATCTGAGTGTGCTAATGAGCAAGGTGGCAACGATACGTTCTGGAAATTTACTGATCGTTACTTTGCACTTACCAAGTCGAATAATCAGACCGATATTCAAACCGTAATCCCGCAGATTGTAAATGAACTTGGTCTTAATACCACTGCTTTTCAAAGTTGTTTCGAAAGTGGAAAGTATGATGACCATATCCAGGCCGATGTACAGAACGCTATTGATACTGGTGGGCGTGGCACCCCATGGAGTATTGTCATTGCTCCAAATGGAAAGACCTTTCCACTGAATGGAGCGCTGCCACTCGAAGCCGTAAAGCAATTGATCGAACTGGCAAAGAAAGAACAATAA
- a CDS encoding multicopper oxidase family protein, which translates to MKRLLIIIVAVLLLGAAFWYLNQNDTITTSHLDTTGYNNIQSASDLTKLTDEQVATVRPTEVVELKDGDTYNLTASIVKQEVGNREVKRLAYNGQIPGPILKAPKGSTVTINFTNNIDMPTALHSHGIRGDYKMDGAAPLSQDPIPVGGTFTYKITFPDTGVFWYHPHVREDYQQDMGLYGNMVVTEPGYWNDVDQEEYLIVDDVLENGDYSPTIVTNTMMGRFGDTLLINDQTNYTLTVKQGQITRLNFTNVANTRTFDLSLTGAEVKMVGGDIGRIEKEKMVDDVIIAPAERYVVEVFYKDSGTYAILHRGKKIGTVVVEPSSENKQAQFAVLAEHAADYSDIRTNQTALLAKAPDKRLRLDVDLMGQMGDMMSGGMMDNNNEALREHCKLMPEMHGCEQFTTENGGEPGAGIEWEDDMAMMNRVSTDKNTTWIIEDQDTKKQNEDINWSFKQGDLVKVRIYNDEKGEHPMQHPIHFHGQRFVVLARNGQLNDDLQWKDTVLIPKGQTVDLLVDMSNPGEWMAHCHIAEHLHSGMMFQFKVE; encoded by the coding sequence ATGAAACGACTACTCATTATTATTGTGGCTGTGTTACTTTTAGGTGCTGCGTTTTGGTACCTGAATCAAAATGACACGATTACTACCAGCCACCTAGATACAACTGGTTACAATAACATTCAATCTGCTAGTGATTTAACGAAACTCACTGACGAACAGGTGGCAACTGTCCGCCCTACTGAAGTAGTGGAACTAAAAGACGGTGATACTTATAACTTAACTGCTTCGATTGTGAAGCAAGAGGTTGGTAATCGAGAGGTAAAACGATTGGCATACAATGGGCAAATCCCAGGGCCAATCCTTAAAGCACCAAAAGGATCAACTGTAACCATTAACTTTACCAATAACATCGACATGCCAACCGCGCTGCACTCACATGGCATTCGAGGTGATTACAAAATGGACGGCGCAGCACCACTCTCACAAGACCCTATTCCGGTTGGTGGAACCTTCACGTATAAAATCACCTTCCCTGACACTGGTGTGTTTTGGTATCATCCGCACGTTCGAGAAGACTACCAGCAAGACATGGGTCTCTATGGGAACATGGTCGTAACGGAACCTGGCTACTGGAATGATGTCGATCAAGAAGAATATCTAATCGTCGATGATGTACTCGAAAATGGTGACTATAGTCCGACAATTGTCACCAACACCATGATGGGTCGTTTTGGTGACACGCTACTCATTAACGACCAAACAAATTACACACTTACGGTAAAACAAGGTCAGATAACACGACTTAACTTCACCAACGTAGCCAACACACGTACTTTTGATTTGTCGCTCACAGGCGCTGAAGTAAAAATGGTTGGTGGTGATATAGGTAGAATTGAAAAAGAGAAAATGGTTGACGATGTCATTATTGCGCCGGCCGAACGGTATGTTGTTGAGGTCTTCTATAAAGATTCGGGCACGTATGCCATCCTGCATCGTGGTAAGAAAATCGGTACGGTAGTAGTAGAGCCAAGCTCTGAAAATAAACAGGCACAATTTGCAGTCTTGGCTGAACATGCGGCGGATTACTCAGACATTCGCACAAATCAAACAGCACTACTCGCCAAGGCACCGGATAAACGTCTCCGTCTTGATGTAGACTTGATGGGACAGATGGGTGACATGATGTCAGGCGGAATGATGGATAACAACAACGAAGCACTGCGGGAACACTGTAAGCTCATGCCCGAAATGCATGGTTGCGAGCAGTTCACTACAGAGAATGGTGGTGAGCCTGGAGCTGGTATTGAGTGGGAAGATGATATGGCAATGATGAATAGGGTGAGCACAGACAAAAACACAACCTGGATCATTGAAGATCAAGATACCAAAAAACAAAACGAGGATATTAACTGGTCCTTCAAACAAGGCGACCTGGTAAAAGTACGCATTTACAACGACGAAAAAGGCGAACACCCAATGCAACATCCAATTCACTTTCATGGACAACGTTTTGTTGTTCTGGCACGTAATGGACAGTTGAATGACGACTTGCAATGGAAAGACACGGTCCTGATTCCAAAGGGTCAGACAGTCGATCTTCTAGTTGACATGAGTAATCCAGGAGAATGGATGGCACATTGTCACATTGCAGAACACTTGCACTCAGGGATGATGTTCCAGTTTAAGGTTGAGTAA